In a single window of the Acipenser ruthenus chromosome 8, fAciRut3.2 maternal haplotype, whole genome shotgun sequence genome:
- the LOC117406826 gene encoding mid1-interacting protein 1-B-like, with translation MMQISESNNQRHSLFSAMNRFIGAVNNMDQTVMVPSLLRDVPLEYEEKDEVNNAVVLTGGNGAASYLTDRDMYSYYVLLKSIRNDIEWGVFQQGDDKKKEKLSTAVDKCRLDPEEEDENLQKEFHFHLSGLHTVLSKLTRKANTLTNRYKQEIGIGSWGQ, from the coding sequence ATGATGCAGATTTCGGAGTCCAACAACCAGAGGCATTCGCTTTTCAGCGCGATGAACCGCTTTATCGGGGCGGTTAACAACATGGACCAGACTGTGATGGTACCAAGCCTTCTGAGGGACGTGCCGCTGGAGTACGAGGAGAAGGACGAGGTTAACAACGCTGTAGTATTAACCGGAGGCAACGGGGCTGCCAGCTACTTGACAGACAGGGACATGTACAGCTACTATGTTTTGCTCAAATCCATCAGGAACGATATTGAGTGGGGTGTGTTTCAGCAGGGAGACGACAAGAAAAAAGAGAAGCTGAGCACCGCCGTGGATAAATGCAGGCTCGACCCCGAGGAGGAGGACGAAAACCTGCAGAAAGAGTTTCATTTTCACCTGAGCGGACTCCACACGGTTCTCTCGAAGCTCACGAGGAAAGCGAACACCCTCACCAACCGATACAAGCAAGAGATCGGCATCGGCAGTTGGGGGCAATAA